From one Bacteroides eggerthii genomic stretch:
- a CDS encoding polysaccharide deacetylase family protein has translation MKYIFMLIFAWLHIDVLFRFWNRKKVTIISYHNPTVAVFLSHIEYLMKKYVIISMNDFLSKVNLPNNSLIITFDDGHKGNVELLPLIKKYNLTPVIYLCSQVVATNHPFWWKCLKQQSVVCYKKCTNKERLRLLKDKKLYYPEMVVSPPHGLTKDDINRLKKYVIFGSHTRIHPILPQCTQEEQWDEIAHSKKELEKLCDCPIEHFAYPNGDYNNYSIECVKLAGYKTARTTDAGWNDKNTHLYKLKVIGISDDADLFKLRFQLSGLSLWLQYLLKGSFRGKK, from the coding sequence CGTAAAAAAGTGACAATTATTTCTTATCATAATCCTACAGTAGCAGTGTTTTTATCGCATATAGAATATTTAATGAAGAAGTATGTTATAATCTCAATGAATGATTTTTTGTCAAAAGTAAATCTTCCAAATAATTCTTTAATTATAACCTTTGATGATGGGCATAAAGGCAATGTAGAATTGTTGCCATTAATAAAAAAATACAACTTGACACCAGTAATCTATTTATGTTCCCAAGTTGTAGCTACGAATCATCCTTTTTGGTGGAAATGCTTAAAACAACAATCAGTAGTATGTTATAAAAAATGCACGAATAAAGAGAGATTACGGTTATTGAAAGATAAAAAACTTTATTATCCTGAGATGGTGGTAAGTCCGCCTCATGGATTAACAAAAGATGATATTAATAGATTAAAAAAATATGTGATTTTTGGGTCTCATACCCGTATACATCCTATATTACCCCAATGCACTCAAGAAGAACAATGGGATGAGATAGCTCATTCTAAAAAAGAATTAGAAAAATTGTGTGATTGCCCTATTGAACATTTTGCCTATCCGAATGGAGATTATAATAATTATTCAATTGAATGTGTTAAGTTAGCTGGTTATAAGACAGCTAGAACAACGGATGCTGGCTGGAATGATAAAAATACACATTTGTATAAATTGAAAGTAATAGGTATTAGTGATGATGCTGATCTTTTTAAGTTGAGGTTTCAGTTATCAGGATTGTCTTTGTGGCTACAATATTTATTGAAAGGATCATTTAGAGGTAAGAAATAA